From a region of the Odoribacter splanchnicus DSM 20712 genome:
- a CDS encoding tetratricopeptide repeat protein: MTSEILFQENTEIDSIQQMITTIHNHIAEYRSNLSRRPNVYRPKIAELQANLAQIYWYDYKDYHSAEKLFLQALENYEKYSGRRIIIQSHKLKIMDFLVNLYNRSNRLELSEQILLRMLEIQKRLAENYWWIYLEDVAITQWRLGNLYVDMRRFNSAERLYSASLDTRSEFDREDIYRYRPATAQCQRSLGKLYEVHLKNYPKAEQCYRKSIEILQELCENEYERCNFIRSLQHSQLLLAHLHSDTSSEQDRPAN, from the coding sequence ATGACATCCGAAATATTATTTCAAGAAAATACCGAAATCGACTCAATACAACAAATGATCACAACAATCCATAACCATATCGCCGAATACCGATCCAACCTCTCCCGAAGGCCCAACGTCTATCGCCCTAAAATAGCCGAATTACAAGCTAATCTGGCTCAAATTTACTGGTATGATTATAAAGATTACCATTCAGCTGAAAAGTTATTTCTTCAGGCATTGGAGAACTACGAAAAATATTCAGGGCGCAGAATCATCATACAGAGTCATAAATTGAAGATTATGGACTTTTTAGTAAACCTATACAACCGTTCGAATCGTTTGGAACTTTCCGAACAAATACTACTGCGAATGTTGGAAATACAAAAGAGACTGGCAGAAAACTATTGGTGGATTTACCTCGAAGATGTAGCAATAACCCAATGGCGGTTAGGCAATCTATATGTCGACATGCGACGCTTCAATTCGGCGGAACGGCTGTATTCGGCCAGTCTGGATACCCGATCCGAATTCGACCGGGAAGATATATACCGGTATCGTCCTGCAACGGCACAATGCCAGCGAAGCCTGGGAAAACTTTATGAAGTACATTTAAAAAACTATCCGAAAGCAGAGCAATGTTACCGCAAATCGATCGAAATATTACAAGAACTCTGTGAAAACGAATATGAACGCTGCAATTTCATCCGTTCATTACAACATTCCCAACTTCTTCTGGCCCATCTGCATAGCGATACCTCCAGCGAACAGGATCGTCCGGCAAACTAA
- a CDS encoding TIGR04076 family protein has protein sequence MKKVKITVLKTTLDEELVKEYGAEGLKACPMLKAGQVFYADYAKPEGFCDEAWKAIYQYVFALSHGAGETLFYYGDWIRKPGVAICSCNDGLRPVIFKLEATEEESVIDYTPVR, from the coding sequence ATGAAAAAAGTAAAGATAACGGTGTTGAAAACCACTTTGGACGAAGAGTTGGTAAAAGAGTACGGAGCAGAAGGTTTGAAGGCTTGTCCGATGTTAAAAGCCGGGCAGGTATTTTATGCCGACTATGCTAAACCCGAGGGCTTTTGCGATGAGGCCTGGAAAGCGATCTACCAATATGTTTTTGCGCTTTCGCATGGAGCGGGTGAAACATTGTTTTATTATGGCGACTGGATCAGAAAACCCGGGGTAGCTATATGTAGTTGTAATGACGGTTTGCGTCCTGTCATATTTAAACTGGAAGCGACCGAAGAGGAATCGGTTATCGACTATACGCCGGTGAGGTAA
- the pncB gene encoding nicotinate phosphoribosyltransferase, with protein sequence MIIKDFTDNDLYKFTTMNAIQKKFPDAEVVYRFVNRGETDFPSGFAEALQAEVEEMRGLTLTDEAERFMRRKCYYFDSVFFDLLKGYRFDPSEVRILQNGGSLELEIRGLWYRTVLWEVPLMAMISELYFQMTGQFARQVEEKAIHKARRFAEIGAEISEFGTRRRFSFEVQDRVIGILKEYSGKYLKGSSNVCLAMKYNLTPMGTHPHEWFMYHGAHYGYRSANALALANWVDVYDGHLGIALTDTYTTDNFFSSFDTQYAKLFDGLRWDSGDPYVFTEKALKHYREKRIDPRTKTVVYSDALDLEGVENIRSFVNGRLHDVYGIGTFLSNDVGVKPLNMVIKMFECKPQGGKEFWPVVKLSDVEGKHTGDPKEIALCQGLLRI encoded by the coding sequence ATGATAATCAAAGATTTTACAGATAACGATCTCTACAAATTTACAACGATGAATGCCATTCAGAAGAAATTTCCGGATGCCGAAGTCGTATATCGTTTTGTCAACCGGGGAGAAACCGATTTCCCGTCAGGATTTGCCGAAGCTTTACAGGCAGAAGTGGAAGAGATGCGCGGATTGACTTTGACCGACGAGGCCGAACGGTTTATGCGGCGAAAATGTTATTATTTCGATTCTGTATTTTTCGATCTCTTGAAAGGATATCGTTTCGATCCTTCAGAAGTAAGGATTCTGCAAAATGGGGGTAGCCTGGAACTCGAGATCCGTGGATTATGGTATCGTACGGTACTCTGGGAGGTCCCTTTAATGGCGATGATATCGGAACTTTATTTTCAGATGACCGGCCAGTTTGCCCGGCAGGTGGAAGAAAAAGCGATCCATAAAGCCCGTCGTTTTGCAGAGATCGGTGCAGAAATATCGGAATTCGGCACACGGCGCCGCTTTTCATTCGAGGTACAGGATCGGGTGATCGGAATATTGAAGGAGTATTCCGGCAAATACTTGAAAGGGTCCAGTAATGTATGCCTGGCGATGAAGTATAACCTTACTCCTATGGGAACTCATCCCCACGAATGGTTTATGTACCATGGGGCACATTATGGCTATCGGTCTGCCAATGCTCTGGCTTTGGCTAATTGGGTGGATGTGTATGACGGGCATTTGGGGATAGCCTTGACGGATACCTATACAACCGATAACTTTTTCAGCAGTTTCGATACGCAGTATGCTAAGCTATTCGACGGGTTGCGTTGGGATAGCGGTGATCCTTATGTATTTACCGAGAAAGCTTTGAAACATTACCGGGAGAAACGGATCGATCCGCGGACAAAGACCGTGGTCTATAGCGATGCTCTCGATCTGGAAGGGGTAGAAAATATTCGCTCCTTTGTGAACGGACGATTACATGATGTTTATGGGATCGGTACTTTCTTGTCTAATGATGTCGGAGTAAAACCGCTGAACATGGTAATCAAAATGTTCGAGTGTAAACCTCAGGGAGGAAAAGAATTTTGGCCTGTCGTAAAGCTTTCCGATGTGGAAGGTAAACATACGGGTGACCCGAAGGAAATAGCCCTTTGCCAGGGATTGTTAAGGATTTGA
- a CDS encoding spermine/spermidine synthase domain-containing protein gives MNIDLSPIDRRKVKNLGEVLEMNNEVLGLMSRYLTVCPDFITKELIEGITGECEITLAEAYTSLLVAACGLDVENNPRDRYLSTAYLRSGIRRLDPQEYRMNPYYRQIRIPEAHFGNWKLTIEKYKPYEAFVCDDIRTDEELKEIPQIGFFDTEFSFPAVMEDGQEWMAIKPNEIETMRQPIARAAGQVVAFGLGMGYYAFMVSEKPEVKTLTIVERDENVIALFREHILPQFPKKEKIDIVRQDAFEFATNCMSDGYYDHAFVDLWHDVSDGYPLYKQMKALEKNSPNTLFSYWIEDSLLSHLRWELFHRMSDLLSATAPAGEPVILRPVYTYEQFVACLRNPFLRKLAGTGLL, from the coding sequence ATGAATATCGATTTAAGTCCGATCGACCGCCGGAAAGTAAAAAATCTGGGTGAGGTTTTGGAGATGAATAATGAGGTGCTGGGATTAATGAGCAGATATCTTACGGTATGTCCTGATTTTATCACGAAAGAACTGATAGAGGGGATCACCGGTGAGTGTGAAATTACGTTAGCAGAAGCCTATACCAGCTTGTTGGTCGCTGCTTGTGGACTGGATGTGGAAAATAATCCCCGGGATCGTTATCTGTCGACAGCTTATCTGAGGTCCGGTATCCGCCGGCTCGATCCGCAGGAATATCGGATGAATCCTTATTACCGGCAAATTCGGATTCCTGAAGCTCATTTTGGAAATTGGAAGCTGACCATTGAAAAATATAAACCCTATGAAGCGTTTGTTTGTGATGATATCCGGACCGATGAAGAGTTGAAAGAAATTCCACAGATCGGATTTTTCGATACGGAATTTTCATTCCCGGCAGTCATGGAGGACGGGCAGGAGTGGATGGCTATTAAACCGAATGAAATAGAAACCATGCGGCAACCCATAGCCAGGGCAGCGGGGCAGGTTGTTGCTTTCGGACTCGGAATGGGGTATTATGCTTTTATGGTTTCTGAAAAACCGGAAGTGAAAACGCTGACTATTGTCGAAAGGGACGAAAATGTCATCGCTCTGTTCCGGGAGCATATCCTTCCTCAATTTCCTAAAAAGGAGAAGATCGATATCGTTCGGCAAGATGCTTTTGAGTTTGCGACGAATTGCATGTCCGACGGCTATTACGACCATGCTTTTGTGGATTTATGGCACGATGTATCCGACGGATATCCTCTTTACAAGCAAATGAAAGCTTTGGAAAAAAATAGTCCGAATACCCTTTTTTCTTATTGGATCGAGGATTCTTTGCTTTCTCATCTGCGTTGGGAATTATTTCACCGGATGTCGGATCTGCTTTCAGCGACTGCACCTGCCGGAGAGCCAGTCATCCTCCGGCCGGTATATACTTACGAGCAGTTTGTCGCTTGTCTTCGCAATCCGTTTTTACGGAAGCTGGCAGGGACCGGGCTTTTATAA